In one Arthrobacter jinronghuae genomic region, the following are encoded:
- a CDS encoding SulP family inorganic anion transporter, whose product MTPEERQSVLRTLRSPKLLKTEVLAGLVVALALIPEALAFSVIAGVDPRIGLFSAFTMAVSIAFLGGRPAMISAATGAVALVIAPLVASHGVEYMIAAVLLAGVFQVLLALLGVAKLLRFIPRQVMVGFVNALAILIFVAQMPELLGVPWLVYPLVALGLLIVFGLPRLTAAVPASLVAIVVLTAITVFSSLAVPTVGDKGELPDSLPSLLLPDVPFSLDTLQVVFPYALAVAFVGLLESLMTAKLVDDVTDTRSNKTREAWGQGAANLITGFFGGMGGCAMIGQTMINVKGSGARTRISTFLAGVFLLLLVVVLGDVVALIPMAALVAVMIFVAVTSFDWHSIRPSTLKMMPKSETAVMLATVAVTVWTHNLASGVGVGVLVAMVLFARRVAHFVTVDRTVTGNDADATAVYTVNGELFFASSNDLYSQFEYVLDPAKVVIDLSGSHVWDASTVAALDAVTEKYRRRGTEVQITGLNEASGLMRERMAGKLP is encoded by the coding sequence CTGACGCCGGAGGAGCGCCAGTCCGTCCTGCGTACCCTGCGTTCGCCGAAACTGCTCAAGACCGAGGTCCTGGCCGGACTGGTGGTGGCCCTTGCGCTCATCCCCGAGGCCTTGGCCTTCTCGGTCATTGCCGGGGTGGACCCGCGGATCGGCCTGTTTTCGGCCTTCACCATGGCCGTCTCCATCGCCTTCCTCGGCGGCCGTCCGGCCATGATTTCCGCGGCCACCGGCGCTGTGGCCCTGGTGATTGCCCCGCTGGTGGCATCCCACGGCGTGGAGTACATGATTGCCGCCGTGCTGCTGGCCGGCGTCTTCCAGGTGCTGCTGGCACTGCTTGGCGTGGCGAAGCTTCTGCGCTTCATTCCGCGCCAGGTCATGGTCGGCTTCGTCAACGCACTGGCCATCCTGATCTTCGTTGCCCAAATGCCCGAACTGCTGGGGGTGCCCTGGCTGGTCTATCCGCTCGTGGCGCTTGGGCTGTTGATCGTTTTCGGCCTGCCCCGGCTCACGGCGGCGGTGCCGGCGTCGCTGGTGGCCATCGTGGTCCTGACAGCCATTACGGTGTTCTCCTCCCTTGCCGTGCCGACGGTGGGGGACAAAGGCGAACTGCCGGACAGCCTGCCGTCGCTGCTGCTGCCCGACGTGCCCTTCAGCCTCGACACCCTGCAGGTGGTCTTTCCCTACGCACTGGCCGTGGCCTTTGTGGGGCTGCTGGAATCGCTCATGACGGCCAAGCTGGTGGATGACGTCACCGACACCCGTTCCAATAAGACCCGCGAAGCCTGGGGCCAGGGTGCAGCCAACCTCATCACGGGGTTCTTCGGCGGCATGGGCGGCTGCGCGATGATCGGCCAGACCATGATCAATGTGAAGGGCTCCGGTGCCCGAACCCGGATTTCCACGTTCCTGGCCGGGGTTTTCCTGCTCCTCCTGGTGGTTGTCCTCGGAGACGTGGTGGCCCTGATTCCGATGGCAGCCCTCGTGGCCGTGATGATCTTCGTGGCCGTCACCAGCTTCGACTGGCACAGCATCCGCCCGTCCACGCTGAAGATGATGCCCAAGAGCGAAACCGCCGTCATGCTGGCCACCGTGGCCGTGACCGTCTGGACCCACAACCTGGCCAGCGGCGTCGGCGTCGGCGTGCTGGTGGCCATGGTGCTGTTCGCGCGCAGGGTGGCGCACTTCGTCACCGTGGACCGGACGGTCACCGGGAACGACGCCGATGCCACCGCGGTCTACACGGTGAACGGTGAGCTGTTCTTCGCCTCCTCGAATGATCTGTACTCCCAGTTCGAGTACGTCCTGGATCCCGCGAAGGTGGTCATTGACCTCAGTGGTTCCCACGTCTGGGACGCGTCAACCGTGGCAGCGCTCGACGCCGTGACGGAGAAGTATCGGCGGCGCGGAACCGAGGTTCAGATCACCGGGCTGAATGAGGCCAGCGGTCTGATGCGCGAGCGGATGGCCGGAAAGCTGCCCTAG
- a CDS encoding RluA family pseudouridine synthase, producing MQSPLPVRNGVNATRLRLPGEGPWDTAMDYVLERFGHVDPDGIVERFERGEVVGMGGIPLTAATPLTEHTFIWYYRELPPEERIPVEIGILHQDEDLLVVDKPHFLPTTPGGMYVAESALVRLRVQLGIPDLIPMHRLDRMTAGVLLFSTNPGTRGKYQTLFEKRRISKEYEAVAPVREDLELPRIVRSRMIKSRTYLLAQEVEGEPNAETRIELLESSGGLGRYRLLPHTGKTHQLRVHMASQGIGILNDSFYPELLPQAPDDYSRPLQLLARSVQFTDPLTRQPVEYRSRLSLDAFPAA from the coding sequence ATGCAGTCCCCGCTTCCCGTGCGCAACGGAGTCAATGCCACCCGCCTGCGCCTTCCCGGAGAAGGACCGTGGGACACCGCCATGGACTACGTGCTTGAACGGTTCGGGCATGTGGATCCGGACGGAATCGTGGAACGGTTCGAACGCGGTGAAGTAGTCGGTATGGGCGGCATTCCACTGACCGCAGCCACGCCCCTGACCGAGCACACCTTCATCTGGTACTACCGCGAGCTTCCGCCGGAAGAGCGCATCCCGGTGGAGATCGGCATCCTGCACCAGGACGAGGACCTGCTGGTGGTGGACAAGCCGCATTTCCTGCCGACGACGCCGGGCGGCATGTACGTGGCCGAGTCGGCCCTGGTGCGGCTGCGGGTCCAATTGGGAATTCCGGATCTGATTCCCATGCACCGTCTGGACCGCATGACCGCCGGTGTGCTGCTGTTCTCCACCAACCCCGGGACCCGGGGCAAGTACCAGACCCTCTTTGAGAAGCGCCGGATCAGCAAGGAGTACGAGGCCGTGGCTCCGGTCCGGGAGGACCTCGAACTGCCGCGGATTGTCCGCAGCCGGATGATCAAATCCCGCACTTACCTGCTGGCCCAGGAAGTCGAGGGCGAGCCCAATGCGGAGACCCGGATTGAGCTGCTGGAGAGCAGCGGCGGGCTGGGCCGGTACCGGCTGCTGCCGCACACGGGGAAGACCCATCAGCTGCGGGTGCACATGGCGTCGCAGGGCATCGGCATCCTGAATGATTCGTTCTACCCGGAGTTGCTGCCACAGGCGCCGGACGACTATTCCCGCCCCCTGCAGCTGCTGGCGCGTTCCGTGCAGTTTACCGATCCGCTGACCCGCCAGCCGGTGGAGTACCGCAGCCGGCTTTCCCTGGACGCTTTTCCCGCCGCCTAG
- a CDS encoding MarR family winged helix-turn-helix transcriptional regulator: MDTPQQPSGQDGYWYGPDPEHPKARAVLDAVRSYRAAETLVRRRIQDAMGMNENDLLAMRCLMQARQAGGSLGPKDLSRLLGISTASTTALIDRLERGGYVRRRARPNDRRAWEIVPTDTSDTDVRQTVGDMHQRMMQAAAELSPQEAEIVISFMDRLRSALEDPSPDPGQR; the protein is encoded by the coding sequence ATGGATACTCCTCAGCAGCCCTCAGGGCAGGACGGCTATTGGTACGGCCCCGATCCGGAGCATCCAAAAGCCCGCGCCGTACTGGATGCAGTGCGCAGTTACCGCGCCGCTGAAACACTGGTCCGCCGACGCATCCAGGACGCCATGGGGATGAACGAAAACGACCTCCTGGCCATGCGCTGCCTGATGCAGGCCCGGCAGGCCGGCGGCAGCCTCGGCCCCAAGGACCTGAGCAGGCTCCTTGGCATCTCCACCGCCTCCACCACCGCACTTATCGACCGGCTGGAACGCGGCGGATACGTACGACGGCGCGCCCGCCCCAACGACCGCCGCGCCTGGGAGATCGTCCCAACCGACACATCGGACACCGACGTCCGCCAGACCGTGGGGGATATGCACCAGCGCATGATGCAGGCCGCCGCAGAGCTGTCGCCGCAGGAAGCCGAGATTGTCATTTCCTTTATGGACCGCCTGCGTTCCGCCCTGGAGGACCCGAGCCCGGACCCAGGGCAGCGTTAA
- a CDS encoding DUF6707 family protein: protein MSESLPETYAFRVNAELLAPGQILVPGEGAAEPLAPVAGTSVEADDFGVPALVIAKLDDGTSLRLAYGSAVRVQAPAPEGAPSDAVRQVPSEEDNAAEIIADAAAAHPENSAVQEIAARLERGLNVKSGSHLQDVRDLAHILFIDLGDAENALKVCNVITGLPFDGNFGRWNWIQGALALAAHITHEAGDAESAAAYSHAVRAADTSETDPMKAKLAAELLQRQLNEPNLYDREIHRAAEAGKDASEREWRILRLNALLYLRSHGGSQTLSDAELDRRIRTELIAVRG from the coding sequence ATGTCTGAGAGCCTGCCGGAAACGTACGCGTTCCGGGTCAATGCGGAACTGCTTGCCCCCGGACAGATCCTTGTCCCGGGTGAGGGTGCTGCAGAACCTCTGGCTCCGGTAGCCGGAACCAGCGTGGAGGCCGATGATTTCGGTGTTCCGGCGCTGGTCATCGCGAAATTGGATGACGGAACCTCGCTCCGGCTGGCCTACGGATCCGCTGTCCGGGTTCAGGCTCCGGCTCCCGAGGGCGCGCCGTCGGACGCCGTTCGGCAGGTGCCTTCGGAGGAAGACAACGCGGCCGAAATCATTGCCGACGCCGCTGCCGCCCACCCGGAAAACTCCGCCGTACAGGAGATTGCCGCGCGTTTGGAGCGTGGTTTGAACGTGAAATCGGGCAGTCATCTGCAGGATGTCCGAGATTTGGCGCACATTCTCTTCATCGATCTGGGCGACGCCGAAAATGCCCTGAAGGTCTGCAACGTCATCACCGGGCTTCCCTTTGATGGGAACTTCGGCCGGTGGAACTGGATCCAGGGCGCCTTGGCCCTCGCGGCGCACATCACCCATGAGGCCGGGGATGCCGAAAGTGCGGCGGCGTACAGCCATGCCGTGCGTGCGGCGGATACTTCCGAGACGGACCCGATGAAGGCCAAGCTGGCCGCCGAGCTGCTGCAGCGGCAGTTGAACGAACCCAACCTGTACGACCGCGAGATTCACCGGGCTGCCGAGGCCGGAAAAGACGCCAGCGAGCGGGAGTGGCGGATCCTGCGCCTGAACGCCCTGCTCTACCTGCGCTCCCACGGCGGTTCCCAGACGCTGTCCGACGCCGAGCTGGACCGGCGCATCCGC
- a CDS encoding glycoside hydrolase family 76 protein codes for MLYEDSALDADDRAETAARTVSAAFGRSLAGLPGTHLAATSHPASRLQQLRQPWHYWWQAHYLDALIDAGLRERRTGTPFRGPEHPSAADLAPALVRTIGLRNRMHYTNRFYDDMAWLALAVGRLNSLSGARDRQRPYRKILSALNAALESAHTPELGGGIFWNKDRNFKNTPATAPAALHFVRTGSRDRAQQLVDWLNATVLDPKTGLYLDGVKVVRGRPQLERTVFTYNQGPALGALLELGGSANLTRAEELVRAVDTHLTDDGGTSRVLRTHGTGDGGLFTGILARYLAQAAVSPALPEPSRRTAAALVEATAQALWEGRSKRADWILFSAKPLEPAAVSYPGGTAVGLSTQLQAWMVLEASARVQRAGADLT; via the coding sequence ATGCTTTATGAGGATTCCGCCTTGGACGCCGACGACCGCGCGGAGACTGCCGCCCGCACCGTGAGCGCTGCATTTGGCCGTTCGTTGGCCGGGTTGCCCGGGACCCATCTGGCGGCCACCAGCCATCCGGCTTCCCGGCTGCAGCAGCTGCGCCAGCCCTGGCATTACTGGTGGCAGGCACACTATCTCGATGCCCTGATCGACGCCGGCCTGCGCGAACGCCGCACCGGCACGCCGTTCCGCGGACCGGAGCATCCCTCGGCTGCGGACCTGGCACCGGCGCTGGTCCGGACCATCGGGCTGCGGAACCGGATGCACTACACCAACCGTTTCTACGACGACATGGCGTGGCTGGCCCTGGCGGTCGGCCGGCTGAACTCTTTGTCCGGAGCGCGGGACCGGCAGCGTCCCTACCGGAAAATCCTCTCCGCCCTGAATGCAGCGCTGGAGTCCGCCCACACCCCGGAACTGGGCGGCGGCATCTTCTGGAACAAGGACCGTAACTTCAAGAACACCCCGGCCACCGCTCCCGCTGCCCTGCATTTTGTCCGCACCGGATCACGGGACCGGGCACAGCAGCTGGTGGATTGGCTCAACGCCACCGTGCTGGATCCGAAAACCGGACTATATCTGGACGGGGTCAAGGTGGTCCGGGGCCGTCCACAGCTGGAGCGCACCGTATTCACGTACAACCAGGGGCCTGCCCTGGGTGCCCTGCTCGAGCTCGGCGGCAGTGCCAATCTCACCCGCGCTGAGGAACTGGTGCGCGCCGTCGACACCCACCTGACCGACGACGGCGGCACCTCGCGTGTGCTGCGCACCCACGGCACCGGCGACGGCGGGCTATTCACGGGAATCCTGGCGCGGTACCTGGCCCAGGCCGCCGTGTCCCCCGCCCTGCCGGAACCTTCCCGGCGGACGGCTGCCGCCCTGGTGGAAGCTACGGCGCAGGCCCTGTGGGAGGGGCGCAGCAAACGGGCAGACTGGATCCTCTTCTCCGCCAAGCCGCTGGAACCGGCCGCCGTGTCCTACCCGGGCGGCACCGCCGTCGGGCTTTCCACCCAGCTGCAAGCCTGGATGGTCCTGGAAGCGTCGGCGCGGGTGCAGCGGGCCGGGGCGGACCTCACCTGA
- a CDS encoding acyl-CoA dehydrogenase family protein has translation MSTPAPLHQLPDADFYGFEDLLSDTEKTKLAELRRFLAEEVLPHAVDWWNEARFPSDLLPKLAQLELSTPVQQGYSPLFAGLVIAEMTRADTSLATFFMVHHDLFVEALHIFGSEEQKSRLLDDARALRITGAFALTEPEHGSDVAGGMSTTAVRDGDTWVLNGAKRWIGNGTFCDYMVLWAREPETGHTRGFLLDANLPGVTRTRIENKTALRTVQNADIVLTDVRVPAADLLAGVESFDDTKQLLQGSRIMVGWQAVGAQLATFDVARAYAVERLQFGRPLAAFQLIQQQLVQILGNAVASTGMLARVTELEHGGYPVPGNGAPAAGAAPGDMARAALAKSYASAKMRESVALGRSILGGNGIVTDYRMAKIFADAEAIYTYEGTYEINTLIVGRDITGVSALR, from the coding sequence ATGAGTACCCCCGCACCACTGCACCAACTGCCCGACGCTGATTTCTACGGTTTCGAAGACCTGCTCAGCGACACCGAGAAAACCAAGCTTGCCGAACTGCGGCGCTTCCTCGCCGAGGAAGTGCTGCCGCACGCCGTGGACTGGTGGAACGAGGCGCGTTTCCCTTCCGACCTCCTGCCGAAGCTGGCACAGCTGGAACTTTCCACGCCTGTCCAGCAGGGATACTCGCCGCTGTTCGCCGGTCTGGTGATCGCGGAAATGACCCGCGCCGACACCTCGCTCGCCACATTCTTCATGGTCCACCACGACCTGTTTGTCGAAGCGCTGCACATCTTCGGCTCCGAGGAGCAGAAATCCCGGCTGCTCGACGACGCCCGTGCGCTGCGGATTACCGGTGCCTTCGCACTGACCGAGCCGGAACACGGTTCCGATGTTGCCGGCGGCATGTCCACCACCGCAGTGCGCGACGGCGACACCTGGGTGCTCAACGGCGCCAAACGCTGGATCGGCAACGGCACTTTCTGCGACTACATGGTCCTGTGGGCCCGGGAGCCGGAAACCGGACACACCCGGGGTTTCCTGCTCGACGCGAACCTGCCCGGAGTAACCCGGACCCGGATCGAGAACAAGACAGCACTGCGCACCGTGCAGAATGCGGACATAGTGCTGACGGACGTCCGGGTTCCCGCCGCGGACCTGCTCGCCGGAGTGGAAAGCTTCGACGACACCAAGCAGCTGCTGCAGGGCTCGCGGATCATGGTCGGCTGGCAGGCGGTGGGAGCGCAGCTGGCCACGTTCGACGTCGCCCGTGCCTACGCCGTCGAACGCCTGCAGTTCGGCCGCCCGCTGGCAGCCTTCCAGCTGATCCAACAGCAGCTGGTGCAGATCCTCGGTAATGCGGTGGCCAGCACCGGAATGCTGGCCCGGGTCACCGAGCTCGAACACGGGGGCTACCCCGTACCGGGTAACGGAGCGCCCGCCGCCGGTGCAGCCCCCGGAGATATGGCACGGGCTGCCCTGGCGAAGTCCTACGCCAGCGCCAAGATGCGTGAAAGCGTGGCCCTGGGCCGCAGCATCCTGGGCGGCAACGGGATTGTCACCGACTACCGGATGGCCAAGATCTTCGCCGATGCCGAGGCCATCTACACGTACGAAGGCACCTATGAGATCAACACGCTGATTGTCGGGCGGGACATCACCGGGGTGTCTGCGCTGCGTTAG
- a CDS encoding serine/threonine-protein kinase: MDGYRPTRSAPPPASDASGFSAHILIDGRFCLDEPIGHGTAAYVWRATDLSSLQKVAVKIFSAPLGHAPQGHEAVREAAALRAVENLHVVRMISTGTISHPDTGVQTPYLVLELVRGADLRHSLPGVLEPVDTARLGAELAAGLAGVHAAGYIHRDVKPSNILVDPATGHAKITDLGIAVSVHRVGDKEPSYGSLPYMSPEQLRCAPLTSASDIYSLGLVLLECLTGVRAFDLPQGDSTAARTLRGPEIPPALPAAWRSLLSAMTSLSPRERPSAKQCRLALASLQHQHAHTAAA, translated from the coding sequence ATGGACGGATACCGACCAACAAGAAGCGCTCCACCACCTGCCTCGGACGCCTCGGGATTTAGCGCCCACATCCTCATCGACGGACGGTTCTGCCTGGATGAGCCCATCGGGCACGGCACCGCTGCCTACGTCTGGCGTGCCACGGACCTTTCCTCCCTGCAGAAGGTGGCCGTCAAGATCTTTTCCGCACCGCTCGGACACGCACCTCAGGGGCATGAAGCCGTCAGGGAAGCGGCCGCACTGCGAGCCGTCGAAAATCTGCACGTGGTTCGGATGATTTCCACGGGCACCATCAGCCACCCTGACACCGGTGTGCAGACGCCGTACCTGGTTCTGGAACTGGTGCGGGGCGCCGATCTGCGGCACAGCCTCCCCGGCGTACTGGAGCCTGTGGACACAGCACGACTCGGGGCCGAGCTGGCCGCCGGGCTGGCGGGCGTGCACGCTGCGGGGTACATCCACCGGGACGTGAAACCCTCGAACATCCTGGTGGATCCTGCAACCGGCCACGCCAAGATTACCGATCTGGGTATCGCCGTCAGCGTCCACAGGGTCGGAGATAAGGAACCGTCCTACGGGAGCCTGCCCTACATGAGTCCCGAGCAGCTGCGGTGCGCACCCCTGACCTCCGCCTCGGACATTTACTCGCTGGGACTTGTCCTGCTCGAATGCCTGACGGGAGTCCGCGCCTTCGACCTGCCGCAGGGCGACTCCACGGCGGCCCGGACACTCCGCGGACCGGAGATCCCGCCCGCGCTCCCCGCCGCCTGGCGGTCGCTGCTGTCCGCCATGACTTCCCTCTCTCCGCGCGAACGCCCGAGCGCCAAGCAGTGCCGGCTGGCGCTGGCATCCCTGCAGCACCAGCACGCCCACACCGCCGCTGCCTGA
- a CDS encoding SDR family NAD(P)-dependent oxidoreductase, whose translation MDIAGASAIVTGGASGLGRATARRLYDAGASVVLVDLPQSEGLAYAAELGDNARFVPGDVTNPEQMQAAVEAAMAAGPLRVAVNCAGIATPGKVLGRDGVLPLEDFARVVSVNLIGTFNVTRLAAAAMAETDPVTANGTEERGVIINTASVAAFDGQIGQPAYSASKGGVAAMTLPLARELARHLIRVVTIAPGIFETPMMAGLPQAAQDSLAAQVPHPSRLGRATEYASLAAHIIENQMLNGETIRLDGAIRMGPR comes from the coding sequence ATGGACATCGCAGGCGCATCGGCCATAGTCACAGGGGGAGCGTCCGGACTCGGGCGGGCGACGGCGCGGAGGCTGTACGACGCCGGCGCCTCCGTTGTGTTGGTGGACCTGCCGCAGTCCGAAGGCCTTGCCTATGCAGCGGAACTGGGGGACAACGCCCGGTTCGTGCCCGGCGACGTAACCAACCCGGAACAGATGCAGGCCGCCGTCGAAGCAGCCATGGCTGCAGGACCGCTCCGGGTGGCCGTGAACTGCGCGGGCATTGCTACACCGGGGAAGGTACTGGGCCGCGACGGCGTCCTTCCGCTGGAGGACTTCGCCCGTGTGGTCAGCGTGAACCTGATCGGCACCTTCAACGTCACCCGGCTCGCCGCCGCTGCCATGGCCGAAACGGATCCGGTCACCGCCAACGGCACCGAGGAACGCGGCGTCATCATCAACACAGCCTCCGTTGCCGCCTTTGACGGCCAGATCGGCCAGCCCGCCTACTCGGCGTCCAAGGGCGGCGTGGCCGCGATGACGCTCCCGCTGGCGCGTGAGCTGGCCCGCCACCTGATCCGGGTGGTCACCATCGCGCCGGGCATCTTCGAAACACCCATGATGGCGGGACTGCCGCAGGCCGCCCAGGATTCCCTGGCCGCGCAGGTGCCGCACCCTTCGCGCCTGGGCCGGGCCACGGAATACGCGTCCCTTGCCGCCCACATCATTGAAAACCAGATGCTTAACGGCGAGACGATCCGCTTGGACGGCGCCATCCGGATGGGACCGCGCTGA
- a CDS encoding YdeI/OmpD-associated family protein yields MTRDLPELLLPDAGAWREWLEQNYGLSGGVRLVLGKKGGNVTRLTYREALDEALCFGWIDAQADRRDEESYLQRFQPRGPRSIWSLRNVGYINRLEAEGRMHPAGRDAVLSAKVDGRWDAAYSGSATAEIPEDLRAAIAAVPAAQEMFDVLTSQNRFAMYFRLKGLKTQAARERRIADYVQMLSEHRAPYPQKRKPSLPPAVEGTPKD; encoded by the coding sequence ATGACACGGGACCTCCCGGAGCTTCTCCTGCCGGATGCCGGGGCCTGGCGGGAGTGGCTGGAGCAAAATTACGGGTTATCCGGCGGCGTCCGTCTGGTGCTGGGGAAGAAGGGCGGAAACGTCACCCGGTTGACGTACCGCGAGGCCCTCGACGAAGCGCTCTGCTTCGGCTGGATCGATGCCCAGGCCGACCGGCGCGACGAGGAAAGCTACCTGCAGCGGTTTCAGCCGCGCGGTCCGCGCAGCATCTGGTCGCTGCGGAACGTCGGCTACATCAACCGGCTGGAAGCGGAAGGCAGAATGCATCCGGCCGGCCGGGACGCCGTGCTCAGCGCCAAGGTGGACGGCCGCTGGGATGCCGCCTACTCCGGATCGGCAACAGCGGAAATCCCGGAGGACCTGCGCGCGGCCATCGCCGCCGTTCCCGCAGCCCAGGAAATGTTCGACGTGCTGACGTCGCAGAACCGGTTCGCCATGTACTTCCGGCTTAAAGGCCTCAAGACGCAGGCGGCCCGCGAGCGCCGGATCGCAGACTATGTGCAGATGCTCAGCGAACACCGCGCCCCCTACCCGCAGAAACGGAAGCCGTCGCTTCCGCCGGCGGTTGAGGGGACGCCGAAGGACTAG
- a CDS encoding NUDIX hydrolase family protein, producing the protein MNVRTPDPYPGWLSEEDLYEARQRLPMVYVEAVPVRCDPLGYVTEVGLLLQATPEGQMVRSFVSGRVLYRETIRGALLRNLEKDLGPMALPQLPPTLVPFAVAEYFPSPSQSGLTDERQHAVALAYLIPVTGECNPRQDALELSWLTPDEALSPAIYAEFSGGRGDLLRQALASAGWGR; encoded by the coding sequence ATGAACGTTCGTACTCCTGACCCGTATCCAGGCTGGCTCTCCGAGGAAGATCTCTACGAGGCCCGGCAGCGTCTGCCCATGGTTTACGTCGAGGCCGTGCCCGTGCGGTGTGACCCGCTGGGCTATGTCACCGAAGTTGGGCTGCTGCTGCAGGCGACCCCGGAAGGGCAGATGGTGCGTTCCTTCGTTTCGGGCCGGGTGCTGTACCGCGAAACCATCCGGGGCGCCCTGCTGCGCAACCTGGAGAAGGATCTCGGGCCGATGGCGCTGCCGCAGCTGCCGCCCACCCTGGTGCCGTTCGCCGTCGCCGAGTACTTCCCCTCCCCCTCGCAGAGCGGGCTGACGGATGAACGCCAGCATGCCGTGGCGCTTGCCTATCTGATTCCCGTGACCGGTGAGTGCAATCCCCGCCAGGATGCACTGGAACTGTCATGGCTGACTCCGGATGAGGCACTCAGCCCCGCGATCTACGCCGAATTTTCGGGCGGCCGCGGGGACCTGCTGCGCCAGGCACTGGCCTCGGCCGGCTGGGGACGCTGA
- a CDS encoding class II glutamine amidotransferase, translating into MCRLFGMHAGKDPVRATFWLLTAPDSLARQSHKEADGFGIGTFTPDGSPVVDKAPIAAYEDVQYAQEARDLESTTFLAHVRYASTGGDTDVNTHPFEQDSRLLAHNGVVEDLDKLDDRLRQLEMYHLVKGETDSERVFALITGAARVNGGDVSAAIASTLTWIAQNLRLYAVNIILTTATDLWAVRYPDTHPLYVLQQGPRGPVGEKRSNRISVHSDQIRQEKRPEVLVATEKMDANPNWRLLDSGEMLHVDSELNVRRTFPLPQHPQHLITLADLDPAAAASQHPLKTG; encoded by the coding sequence ATGTGCCGACTCTTTGGTATGCATGCCGGGAAGGACCCGGTCCGGGCTACGTTCTGGCTCCTTACGGCCCCGGACAGCCTGGCCCGGCAGAGCCATAAGGAAGCGGACGGCTTCGGGATCGGCACCTTCACTCCTGACGGCAGCCCGGTGGTCGATAAAGCGCCCATCGCTGCGTATGAGGATGTGCAGTACGCCCAGGAGGCCCGGGACCTGGAAAGCACCACCTTCCTGGCGCACGTGCGCTACGCCAGCACCGGCGGGGACACGGATGTCAACACGCACCCCTTCGAGCAGGACAGCCGTCTCCTGGCCCACAACGGGGTGGTGGAGGATCTGGACAAGCTCGATGACCGGCTGCGCCAGCTGGAGATGTACCACCTGGTCAAGGGCGAAACGGACAGTGAACGGGTCTTCGCGCTGATCACCGGCGCAGCGAGGGTGAACGGCGGCGACGTTTCCGCAGCCATCGCGTCCACGCTGACCTGGATAGCGCAGAACCTGCGGCTGTACGCGGTGAACATCATCCTCACCACCGCCACCGACCTGTGGGCCGTACGCTACCCGGACACCCATCCGCTGTACGTCCTGCAGCAGGGGCCGCGGGGTCCGGTGGGGGAGAAGCGGAGCAACCGGATCAGTGTCCACAGCGACCAGATACGCCAGGAGAAGCGGCCGGAAGTCCTGGTGGCCACCGAAAAGATGGACGCCAACCCTAATTGGCGGCTGCTGGACTCCGGCGAAATGCTGCATGTGGACAGCGAACTCAATGTCCGGCGCACGTTTCCGCTCCCGCAGCACCCGCAGCACCTGATCACGCTGGCGGACCTGGACCCGGCAGCGGCGGCGTCGCAGCACCCGCTCAAGACGGGTTGA